A genome region from Manis pentadactyla isolate mManPen7 chromosome 5, mManPen7.hap1, whole genome shotgun sequence includes the following:
- the PROCR gene encoding endothelial protein C receptor: MLSTLLPLLLLPGWSLGSGEASDGPRNLHMIQISYFRNPQQVWYQGNASLGGLLTHVLEGVSTNVTILQLQPLEDPESWALTLDRLKVYLHQFQGLVDLVHRERRVAFPLTIRCFLGCELPPEGSGAHVFFEVAVNGTSFLSFQPKTASWVAGTQTPSETVTYTLQQLNTYNRTRYEMLEFLQGTCVQYVQEHITMKNLKGSQTGRSYTSLVLGVLVGSFIIAGVAVGIFLCTGGRRC, encoded by the exons ATGTTGTCAACACTGCTGCCTCTCCTGCTCCTGCCTGGCTGGTCccttggtagcggagaagcctcagATG GTCCGAGGAACCTCCACATGATCCAGATCTCCTACTTCCGCAACCCCCAGCAAGTGTGGTACCAGGGCAACGCGTCGCTGGGGGGGCTTCTGACACACGTGCTGGAAGGCGTGAGCACCAATGTCACGATCCTCCAGCTGCAGCCCCTGGAGGACCCCGAAAGCTGGGCGCTCACACTGGACCGCCTGAAGGTCTACCTGCACCAGTTCCAGGGCCTCGTGGATCTGGTGCACCGTGAGCGGCGCGTGGCCT ttcctctgaccattcgctgcttcctgggctgTGAGCTGCCTCCTGAGGGCTCTGGAGCCCATGTCTTCTTTGAAGTGGCTGTGAATGGGACCTCCTTTTTGAGTTTCCAGCCAAAGACAGCCTCATGGGTAGCAGGGACCCAAACACCCTCCGAAACGGTCACTTACACCCTGCAGCAGCTGAACACCTATAATCGTACTCGGTACGAAATGCTGGAATTCCTGCAGGGCACTTGTGTGCAGTATGTGCAGGAACACATCACCATGAAAAACTTGAAAG GGAGCCAAACAGGCCGCTCCTACACTTCGCTGGTCCTGGGAGTCCTGGTGGGCAGTTTCATCATCGCCGGTGTGGCTGTAGGCATCTTCCTGTGCACAGGTGGACGGCGGTGTTAA